Below is a genomic region from Leucobacter exalbidus.
TCACCTGCGAGAACTACACCGGTGCGTACCTGCATCACCTGTTCAAGGCGAAGGAAATGCTGGCGTCGACGCTCGCCACGATTCACAACGAGCGCTACATTGTGCGCTTGGTTGATCGCATCAGGGCCAGCATCATCGATGACACGTTTGCTGAGCTGCGCGATGAGGTGCTGGGTCGCCAGTACGGTGTCGAGTTTGCTCGCACCGCGGCTGAAAAGGCCAGCCAGGCTCAGTCAGTTCGCTAGCGCGAGGCGCTCGCTTGCGGCTTAGGCCGCGAGCGAGCGCTGCTCTGCGGTGCGCACGGCCGTGATCACGCGGGTCGTGATCGGCAGCAGCACTACTTCGGCGAGCACCTTCACCACGTAGCCGAGCACCACGTACATCACGAAATCGATGCCGGTGATGATGCCGGCAAACGCGATCGTGCAAAACAGCAGCGTATCGATCAGCTGCCCGACGATCGTTGAGCCGATGAGTCGCGTGCGCAAGAACCGGCCTGAGGTACGCTGGCGCAAGCGGTCGAGCACCCACGCATTCACGAGCTGACCTGCGAGAAACGCGATCAGGCTTGCGGCGACGATGCGCGGCACAAACCCGAGCACGGCGGCGTAGGCTTCTTGGTTATTCCAGCCCTCGGCGGCCGGCGAGATCTGCACCACGAAGATCGTGAGTGAAGCGACGAGTGCGAGACCGAACGCCGAGAAAATGGCGCGGCGCGAGGCCTTCAGCCCGTACACCTCGGCGAGCACATCGCCCAGCACGTAGGCGAGGGGAAAGAGGAACACTCCCCCGTCGAATACGAGCGGCAGTGACAGATCACCGAGGGTGATTGCCCCAAACGCGATCGGCTTCACGGCGACGACGTTCGAAATCAGCAGGATGCCAACGAACATTGCTGAGATCATGGCGTAGCGCGAGCCGTTTCTGGCTGCGCGCGCTCCGGGGGTTTGGTAATCCTCGGGGGTGCTGGATTCGGCTGGCTGCGCCATCGTTCGCTCCGTCGTGTTACTCATCGATCATCCCGACCCCGAGTGCACCCCGGATCATATCCATGTTGAGCTTCGCAGCAACGCGTGCTCCGTTGCCTGCGGCAATGATGAGTTGCTGCGGGCCCGGCGGCACAATGTCGCCGACGGCGTACACGCCGCGGGCCGATGTTTCGCCGCGTTCATCGGTGACGACGAGTCCCCAGTCGTCACGTTCGAGTTCGATCTCGCCCATGAATTCGACGGGGGCGTTCCAACGCGGGCGCACGAAGCCGCCTACGCGGGCAATGACTTCGCCGTCTGCGAGGCGCACACCCGTCATGTCGGCCTTCTCACCGACGATGTCGTCGATGATGCGGCGCTCGACACGAATGCCGATCGCGTTCAGCTGTGTTTCTTGCTCGGGGCGAATCGTGTCGGCCCCGTTCGTGAACACGATGAGGTCTGAGCTGAAGCGGCTGATCAGCAGCGCCCGGGCGAACAGATCTGAGGTTTCACCGATGAGTACGAGCGGTTTATCGGTCTTCTCAAATCCATCGCACTCGACGCAGCTGTGCAGCGCGGTGCCGTAGTAGGCGCGAATCATGGGCAGCTGCGGGAGCTGCTCGGTGAGCCCGGCCGAAATGAGCACGCGGCGCGCAATGAACTCGGCGTTTGCTTGGCCCCGGATCCCGGTGCCGTGCACCCGAAAACCGATGCCATCGGGGAAGCCGACGGCGTGCGCGTCAGCTTCGCTGAGTCGTTCGACCGATCTCACGATGGCCTGCGCATACTGCGCCGACGGGTACGCTTCGAATTCCTCGCGACCGATGCGGCGCAGCTCGAGCGGCGGGATGCCGTCGCGGGTCAAGAACCCGTGTGATTCGAGGGTCGCCGAATGGCGGGGGCGGTTGCTGTCGAGAATGGCGATGCGCCGATTGGCGCGCACCAGTTGCAGTCCAGCCGAAAGCCCCGCGGGGCCGCCACCGATGATGGCGACCCCAATGGGAAGATCGTTCGCACCCGCCGTCATGATTAGGCCTCTTCTGCTGCCGTTTCGGCGGCCAAGTAATCGGTGAGCTTGGCGAGGCGCGCGAGCGTCTCGCTCTTACCGAGCAGCTCGAATGATTCGAACAGCGGCGGTGAGACGCGGCGGCCCGAGGCGGCCACGCGCAGCGGACCGAAGGCGACGCGCGGCTTCAAACCGAGACCGTCGATCAGGGCAGCCTGCAGGGCGGCCTGAATGGCTTCGGTGTTCCACTCGGTTTCGGGCAGCGCGGTGAGCGCCTCTGAACCGGCAACGAGCACAGCCGTGGCGTCACCCTTCAGTGACTTCAGCGCGTCGGCCTCGTAGTTCAGTGCCTCGCTCGTGGTGAAGAGGAAGCCGAGCATGTCGTTGACCTCAGACAAGACGGTGACGCGGCTCTGCACGAGCGGCACGGCCTGGCGTACGATCTCAAGCTGCGCCTGCGTGGGCTCGACGGGAAGCACGCCACCCGCGATGAGGTAGGGCAGAATGCGGGTGCCGAAGTCTTCTTCGGTGAGCAGACGGATGTGGTCTGCGTTGATCGAGTCGGCCTTCTTCTGGTCGAAACGAGCCGGGTTGGGGTTCACGTCGTGTGCGTCGAACGCGGCGATCATCTCATCGCTCGTGAAGATGTCGCGATCCGGAGCGAGGGACCAGCCCAGCAGCGACAGGTAGTTCAGCAGACCCTCGGGAATGAAGCCGCGTGCACGGTGGTGCAGCAGGTTCGACTCGGGGTCGCGCTTCGAAAGCTTCTTGTTGCCTTCGCCCATCACGTAGGGCAGGTGGCCAAACTGCGGGATCGCCTTCGCAACGCCGATCTCGATGAGCGCGTGGTACAGCGCGATCTGGCGGGGCGTCGACGAGAGCAGGTCTTCGCCGCGCAGCACGTGGGTGATCCCCATGAGGGCGTCGTCAACGGGGTTGACGAGCGTGTAGAGCGGTGCACCGTTGGGGCGTACCACTACGAAGTCGATGGTGGAGCCTGCGGGGAACGTAATGTCGCCGCGCACCACGTCGGTGAAGGAAAGATCGACAGCGGGCACGCGGAAGCGCAGGGCCGGCTCGCGGCCTTCGGCGCGGAATGCGGCGCGCTGCTCGTCGGTGAGGTCGCGGTCGAAGTTGTCGTAGCCGAGCTGCTTGGGGCGGCCGGCCGCTTCGTTACGCGCGTCGATCTCTTCAGAGGTCGAGTAGCTCTCGTAGAGGTGACCCGCCTCGCGCAGGCGCTCGATCACGCCCTGGTAGATGTCACCGCGCTGCGACTGACGGTATGGGCCGTCAGATCCGCCAGCGTCGATACCCTCGTCCCAGTTGAGGCCGAGCCAGCGCAGCGAGTCGAGGATCTGGCCGTAGCTTTCCTCGCTATCACGTGCGGCGTCGGTGTCCTCAATACGGAACACGAAGGTACCGCCCGTGTGCCGGGCGTAGGCCCAGTTGAACAGTGCGGTGCGCACCATACCAACGTGGGGAGTGCCCGTGGGTGACGGGCAGAAGCGTACGCGAACATCAGAACCGGTCGCGGTGGAAAACAGGGAGGAGGCAGTCTCAGACATCTTGTCCAGTCTAGTCGTTGATGGTAGGAGTCGGCTGCGCATCAGCCAGGGAGCTTATGAATTTTCGCGGGATCGTGAAATCGTCAGGGCGAGCCACAGTGCGACCACGGCTCCGCCGACGAGCACGAGGCCCGCGATGATCGCGAGCAGTGAGAAATCACCGATGGCGAAGGCGACGCCGGCGAGTGCGCCCGAGATCGCGCCCGCCGCGCTCATGCAGGTGTCAGACAGCCCCTGCCACTTGGGGCGCACTTCTGCCGGGGTGATATCGGTGAGCAGCACGGCCCCCGCGACGGTGACGGCGCTCCAGCCCAGCCCCAGCAGGATCAGTGCGAGCTGCACGGTGAGGTGTGACGGGCCCGAAATATAGGCCAGCCAGACCGCGGCAGACAGCAGCGCGATGCCGACTGCGATGGTGGGGAGCCGCCCCAACTTGTTGGTGAGGTACCCAAACACGGGTGACAGGGCGTACATGCCGGCGATGTGCAGGCTCAAGGTGAGCCCCACTACCTCGGCGGTGCCGCCGGTGTGCATCAGATGCAACGGGGTCATTGCCATCAGGCCGACCATCAAGATCTGGGCGACCGCGATCACTACGATCGTGAGGATCTGGGCG
It encodes:
- a CDS encoding queuosine precursor transporter is translated as MSNTTERTMAQPAESSTPEDYQTPGARAARNGSRYAMISAMFVGILLISNVVAVKPIAFGAITLGDLSLPLVFDGGVFLFPLAYVLGDVLAEVYGLKASRRAIFSAFGLALVASLTIFVVQISPAAEGWNNQEAYAAVLGFVPRIVAASLIAFLAGQLVNAWVLDRLRQRTSGRFLRTRLIGSTIVGQLIDTLLFCTIAFAGIITGIDFVMYVVLGYVVKVLAEVVLLPITTRVITAVRTAEQRSLAA
- the gltX gene encoding glutamate--tRNA ligase, encoding MSETASSLFSTATGSDVRVRFCPSPTGTPHVGMVRTALFNWAYARHTGGTFVFRIEDTDAARDSEESYGQILDSLRWLGLNWDEGIDAGGSDGPYRQSQRGDIYQGVIERLREAGHLYESYSTSEEIDARNEAAGRPKQLGYDNFDRDLTDEQRAAFRAEGREPALRFRVPAVDLSFTDVVRGDITFPAGSTIDFVVVRPNGAPLYTLVNPVDDALMGITHVLRGEDLLSSTPRQIALYHALIEIGVAKAIPQFGHLPYVMGEGNKKLSKRDPESNLLHHRARGFIPEGLLNYLSLLGWSLAPDRDIFTSDEMIAAFDAHDVNPNPARFDQKKADSINADHIRLLTEEDFGTRILPYLIAGGVLPVEPTQAQLEIVRQAVPLVQSRVTVLSEVNDMLGFLFTTSEALNYEADALKSLKGDATAVLVAGSEALTALPETEWNTEAIQAALQAALIDGLGLKPRVAFGPLRVAASGRRVSPPLFESFELLGKSETLARLAKLTDYLAAETAAEEA
- a CDS encoding NAD(P)/FAD-dependent oxidoreductase, coding for MTAGANDLPIGVAIIGGGPAGLSAGLQLVRANRRIAILDSNRPRHSATLESHGFLTRDGIPPLELRRIGREEFEAYPSAQYAQAIVRSVERLSEADAHAVGFPDGIGFRVHGTGIRGQANAEFIARRVLISAGLTEQLPQLPMIRAYYGTALHSCVECDGFEKTDKPLVLIGETSDLFARALLISRFSSDLIVFTNGADTIRPEQETQLNAIGIRVERRIIDDIVGEKADMTGVRLADGEVIARVGGFVRPRWNAPVEFMGEIELERDDWGLVVTDERGETSARGVYAVGDIVPPGPQQLIIAAGNGARVAAKLNMDMIRGALGVGMIDE